In Melospiza melodia melodia isolate bMelMel2 chromosome 30, bMelMel2.pri, whole genome shotgun sequence, a single window of DNA contains:
- the LOC134431148 gene encoding keratin, type I cytoskeletal 19-like gives MSCTVRQVVTTCTQGRASTGSNAAGTARRVSSASSGRHAAYDLGAVVGSFSGGSVSEGLLGKQLSAGSAAGGSFGATQRACSALGFSTGGVCARGGFPRAGAGCGDGILFANNEKATMQNLNDRLASYLDKVRLLEGDNADLECKIREWYAKVGPICEPRDYSCYHKEIEDLQNQILCAAMETNKILLNIDNNRMTADDFRVKYETECGLRQNVDADICNLRPVLDQLASCKTDLQLQCEALTEEMCCLKTNHEEEMSCLRKQATGDVSVEVNACPGPDLRKILEDLRCQYETLMERNRKETEQWYACKVEEVNLEVVTSSQEIESSNKQVTELRRQLQALEINVQAQLTMKENLESSLTETECRYNKYLAELQNQISCVEQRLAEIRAEMECQNQEYKTLLDVKCRLEQEIQTYHCLLEGGQHDIIGAAGRGVGATAAGRSTGLKGSLCQPCLP, from the exons ATGAGCTGCACCGTCAGGCAGGTCGTCACCACCTgcacccagggcagggccagcacggGCAGCAAcgcagctggcactgccaggagggTCTCCTCTGCCTCCTCGGGCAGACACGCTGCCTATGACTTGGGAGCTGTGGTTGGCAGCTTCTCCGGCGGCAGCGTGAGCGAGGGATTGCTCGGGAAGCAGCTGAGCGCCGGCAGCGCGGCTGGTGGCAGCTTCGGAGCCACCCAGAGGGCTTGTTCTGCCCTGGGATTCAGCACAGGAGGAGTCTGCGCTCGAGGTGGCTTCCCCAGGGCCGGGGCTGGCTGTGGGGATGGGATCCTCTTTGCTAACAACGAGAAGGCGACCATGCAGAACCTCAACGACCGCCTGGCCTCGTACCTGGACAAGGTGCGGCTCCTGGAGGGGGACAACGCCGACCTGGAGTGCAAGATCAGGGAGTGGTACGCCAAGGTGGGGCCCATCTGTGAGCCACGGGACTACAGCTGCTACCACAAGGAAATTGAAGACCTTCAGAACCAG ATCCTGTGTGCAGCCATGGAGACTAACAAAATCCTTCTGAACATTGATAACAACAGGATGACTGCTGATGACTTCAGAGTGAA GTATGAGACCGAGTGTGGTCTCCGGCAGAACGTGGACGCCGACATTTGCAACCTCCGGCCCGTCCTGGACCAGCTGGCCAGCTGCAAGACCGacctgcagctgcagtgtgaggCTCTGACAGAGGAGATGTGCTGCCTAAAGACCAACCATGAGGAG GAAATGAGCTGTCTGAGGAAACAGGCCACTGGGGATGTGAGTGTGGAGGTCaatgcctgccctggcccagacCTGAGGAAGATCCTGGAGGATCTGAGGTGCCAGTACGAGACGCTGATGGAGCGCAACCGCAAAGAGACGGAGCAGTGGTACGCCTGCAAG GTGGAGGAGGTGAATCTGGAGGTGGTCACAAGCAGCCAGGAGATCGAGTCGAGCAACAAGCAGGTGACTGAGCTGAGGCGTCAGCTGCAGGCCCTGGAAATCAATGTACAAGCCCAGCTCACTATG AAAGAAAACCTGGAATCCTCTTTGACGGAGACCGAGTGTCGCTACAACAAATACCTGGCTGAGCTGCAGAACCAGATCTCCTGCGTGGAGCAGCGGCTGGCTGAGATCCGAGCGGAAATGGAGTGCCAGAACCAGGAGTACAAGACCCTTCTGGACGTCAAGTGTCGCTTGGAGCAGGAGATCCAGACCTACCACTGCCTGCTGGAGGGTGGCCAACACGACATCAT AGGGGCGGCAGGAAGAGGAGTTGGTGCCACAGCAGCTGGCAGAAGCACGGGGCTgaagggcagcctgtgccagccctgcctgccctga